In Prevotella sp. oral taxon 475, one DNA window encodes the following:
- a CDS encoding 3'-5' exonuclease has translation MRKIIYNKFDKKAIATLPTVVFPGKTVVVMSESEAERAVDFLLSNSILGIDTETRPSFKKGETHKVSLLQVATHTVCFLFRLNYIGITPSILRLLENQEVPMIGLSLHDDILSLRKRTDFKPGLFIDLQDMVGEIGIEDLSLQKLYANLFHQKISKRQRLTNWDSDVLNDKQKAYAALDAWACINLYEEIVKLKKNRDYDLVIQENEN, from the coding sequence ATGAGAAAAATCATCTATAATAAATTCGATAAAAAAGCGATTGCTACACTCCCCACGGTTGTCTTTCCCGGCAAAACAGTAGTGGTGATGAGCGAGAGCGAAGCAGAAAGGGCGGTAGACTTTCTGCTGTCGAACTCGATTCTCGGCATAGACACAGAAACCCGACCTTCGTTTAAGAAGGGAGAAACGCATAAGGTGTCGCTCTTGCAGGTGGCTACGCATACGGTTTGTTTCCTTTTTCGGCTCAATTATATCGGCATTACACCGTCTATTCTGCGATTGTTGGAAAACCAAGAGGTGCCCATGATCGGTCTTTCGTTGCACGACGATATTTTGTCGCTGCGCAAACGAACCGATTTCAAACCGGGCCTTTTCATCGACTTACAGGACATGGTGGGCGAAATCGGCATCGAGGATCTAAGTCTGCAAAAACTCTATGCTAACCTTTTCCATCAGAAAATCAGTAAGCGGCAACGACTCACCAATTGGGATTCGGATGTGCTCAACGACAAACAAAAGGCTTATGCCGCCTTAGATGCCTGGGCTTGCATCAATCTTTATGAAGAGATCGTTAAATTGAAGAAAAACCGAGACTACGATCTCGTGATACAAGAAAACGAAAACTGA
- a CDS encoding class I SAM-dependent rRNA methyltransferase has translation MYREIYLKRGKEESLKRFHPWIFSGAVHHIAGDEPLKEGEVVRILTDGGDFIAVGHYQIGSIAIRVLSFQDIEINETFWENQLRSALDARMAIGIADRPQNNTYRLVHGEGDHLPGLIIDCYGQTAVMQAHSVGMHLARHEICQALLKVMEGRIEHVYYKSDTTLPFKADLGQENGFIHGGSECNVGLENGLLFQVDWLKGQKTGFFIDQRDNRALLEKYAQGRSVLNMFCYTGGFSVYAMRGGARLVHSVDSSAKAIELTNRNVEQNFPSDNRHEAFCKDAFKFLAANNHRYDLIVLDPPAFAKHRNALHNALKGYTRLNVKGFECIQPGGILFTFSCSQIVTKDHFRNAVFTAAAQAGRKVRILHQLHQPADHPINIYHPEGEYLKGLVLYVE, from the coding sequence ATGTATAGAGAAATCTATTTGAAAAGAGGAAAAGAAGAAAGTTTGAAACGTTTTCACCCATGGATTTTCTCGGGTGCTGTTCATCATATCGCCGGAGATGAGCCGCTAAAAGAGGGGGAAGTGGTGCGAATTCTCACCGATGGGGGCGACTTCATCGCTGTGGGGCACTATCAGATTGGGTCGATTGCCATCCGGGTGCTCTCATTTCAAGATATAGAAATCAACGAAACGTTTTGGGAGAATCAGCTTCGCTCGGCTTTAGATGCACGTATGGCCATCGGCATTGCCGACCGTCCGCAGAACAACACCTACCGATTGGTGCACGGAGAGGGCGACCATCTGCCGGGACTCATCATCGACTGCTATGGCCAAACGGCTGTGATGCAGGCACACAGTGTGGGTATGCACCTGGCTCGACATGAGATTTGCCAGGCTCTGCTCAAGGTGATGGAAGGCCGGATTGAGCATGTCTACTATAAAAGCGACACCACCCTGCCTTTCAAAGCCGACTTAGGACAGGAGAATGGCTTTATTCATGGTGGCAGCGAATGTAACGTGGGATTGGAAAACGGACTGCTTTTCCAGGTGGATTGGCTCAAGGGACAGAAGACGGGGTTCTTTATCGATCAGCGCGACAATCGGGCTTTGCTGGAGAAATATGCACAGGGCAGAAGCGTCTTGAACATGTTTTGCTATACGGGCGGCTTCTCTGTGTATGCCATGAGAGGAGGGGCGAGGTTGGTTCACTCGGTAGACAGCAGTGCAAAGGCTATCGAACTGACCAACCGAAACGTGGAACAAAACTTTCCTTCCGACAACAGACACGAGGCGTTTTGCAAGGATGCATTCAAATTTCTTGCTGCCAACAATCATCGATATGACTTGATTGTGCTCGATCCTCCGGCCTTTGCAAAACATCGAAACGCGCTGCATAATGCACTAAAGGGGTATACCCGACTGAATGTGAAGGGCTTCGAGTGCATCCAACCGGGCGGTATTCTTTTCACATTCAGTTGCAGTCAGATTGTCACAAAAGATCATTTCCGCAATGCTGTCTTTACGGCGGCAGCGCAAGCGGGAAGAAAAGTGCGCATCCTTCACCAACTGCACCAACCGGCTGACCATCCTATCAATATCTATCACCCCGAGGGCGAATACCTCAAAGGCTTGGTGCTATACGTGGAATAA
- the tilS gene encoding tRNA lysidine(34) synthetase TilS, with protein MPLECRVKAYIDHHHLLEKGEKYLVALSGGADSVALLLLLSRMGYDVEAVHCNFNLRGNEAQRDEDFCQQLCLRLDMVLHRAHFDTRSYASLHKVSIEMAARELRYAYFESLRRDLDRTGICVAHHNDDNVETVLINLIRGTGLHGLTGMSPRNGHILRPLLCVDRQDIVRYLQRMEQPYVTDSSNLTNDVVRNKLRLDVIPLLKEINPAVVGNISKTIHRLDEASKMLDNALDTAIQKVVLHREKNEDKFPTSLSLSIEALQRTPSPEYTLFHLIKDFGFTPAQIEQIATNRDLQTGRRWTSATHTLVIDRGKLLLRPTLSQEEQSREMRIPEEGTYVFKPNERFYVTSGTASPTFQPSKEPCLVHLDKEKVRFPLTVRHLREGDRFVPFGMKGSMLVSDYLTNGKRSFFDRQCQLVLTDADGCILWLVGQRTDNRFRIDTTTTTYLQIAFERREEG; from the coding sequence ATGCCATTAGAATGCCGTGTAAAAGCATACATCGACCACCACCATTTGCTCGAAAAGGGCGAGAAATACCTCGTGGCCCTGTCGGGCGGAGCCGATAGTGTGGCGTTGCTATTGCTGCTTTCGCGCATGGGTTACGATGTGGAGGCGGTGCATTGCAACTTCAACCTACGTGGGAATGAGGCCCAACGGGATGAGGATTTCTGTCAGCAGCTCTGCCTTCGACTGGACATGGTGCTGCATCGGGCCCATTTCGACACACGTTCTTACGCCTCACTGCACAAAGTGAGCATCGAGATGGCAGCACGAGAACTGCGTTATGCCTACTTCGAAAGTCTGCGACGCGACCTTGATAGGACCGGCATCTGCGTGGCACATCACAACGACGACAATGTGGAAACGGTGCTCATCAACCTGATTCGAGGGACGGGCCTGCACGGTCTTACGGGGATGTCGCCCCGCAACGGACATATCCTGCGCCCGCTTCTCTGTGTCGATAGGCAAGATATCGTCCGCTATCTGCAACGAATGGAACAACCCTACGTCACCGACAGTTCCAACCTGACGAACGATGTGGTGCGAAACAAATTGCGGCTTGATGTCATCCCGCTGCTCAAAGAAATCAATCCGGCGGTGGTGGGCAATATTTCGAAAACCATTCACCGGTTGGATGAGGCTTCGAAGATGCTCGACAACGCTCTCGACACTGCAATTCAGAAGGTCGTTCTTCACCGTGAAAAGAACGAAGACAAGTTCCCAACTTCTTTGTCTCTCTCTATCGAAGCTTTGCAACGCACGCCTTCGCCTGAGTATACGCTGTTTCATCTCATCAAAGATTTTGGATTCACGCCGGCACAAATCGAACAGATCGCCACGAATCGAGACCTGCAAACGGGCAGACGGTGGACATCGGCCACGCACACGCTGGTCATCGACCGAGGAAAACTGCTCCTCCGCCCCACTCTATCTCAGGAAGAACAGAGCCGCGAGATGCGAATCCCCGAAGAGGGGACGTATGTTTTCAAACCGAACGAGCGATTTTACGTAACATCGGGCACAGCATCGCCAACGTTTCAACCAAGCAAGGAGCCTTGTCTTGTCCACTTAGATAAGGAGAAAGTGCGCTTTCCGCTCACGGTTCGACATCTGCGCGAGGGCGACCGGTTCGTTCCTTTCGGTATGAAAGGGTCGATGCTCGTGAGCGATTACCTCACCAACGGCAAACGCTCGTTTTTCGACCGCCAGTGCCAGCTCGTCTTAACCGATGCCGACGGCTGCATCCTCTGGCTCGTCGGCCAGCGCACCGACAACCGATTCCGCATCGATACCACCACCACTACTTATCTTCAAATCGCCTTCGAGAGGCGAGAAGAAGGTTGA
- a CDS encoding glycosyltransferase, with protein MISNINSTSIVFPIPIDPITLAGCVVLLLFALVGCFCNPFARASKVRELVTPFQSDDAEDCPPLSIVIPILGDAPRLDDLLDRLLSQDYPADIRIILVADKDNARVEELVDGRGRDSRIYRTFIPTSSRYMSRKKLAVTIGIKAVQTEWLIVLEPTCRPLSHLWLRALSARLTGDVEVAMCYARFSPEAPRGYRLEQLIRSNYLMAGLFRGRVYRSLGPCMALRKSRFMEADGFSGSLHLLYGEYDFLANKYSVFGSAALVVQPEAWLEIDAPSSKDWRNAHLSFWALRRELKHGRWFRLRHNADHILLRFNLLSSAIALALSLYTEQWILTGAASLALLVTLLAPMISARKTLRTFDEDLSAWHILPFALTDCLRQFVSYLRYLRADKLDFTSHRL; from the coding sequence TTGATTTCCAACATTAATTCCACATCCATCGTGTTTCCTATTCCCATCGACCCCATTACTCTTGCAGGCTGTGTCGTTCTTCTGCTGTTTGCCCTTGTGGGTTGTTTTTGCAATCCCTTTGCCCGCGCCAGTAAGGTTCGAGAGCTGGTCACGCCATTTCAGTCCGACGATGCGGAAGATTGTCCGCCTCTCTCCATCGTCATCCCTATTTTGGGCGATGCTCCGCGGCTCGACGACCTGCTCGATCGATTGCTCTCGCAGGATTATCCGGCCGACATCCGCATCATTCTCGTAGCCGATAAAGACAATGCCCGTGTGGAAGAACTGGTCGATGGCAGAGGGCGCGACAGTCGAATCTACCGCACCTTCATTCCAACGTCCTCGCGTTACATGAGTCGCAAGAAGCTTGCCGTCACCATTGGCATTAAGGCTGTGCAGACAGAGTGGCTCATCGTTCTCGAACCGACCTGCCGGCCGCTCTCCCATCTTTGGCTGCGGGCTCTCTCCGCTCGTCTCACGGGCGATGTAGAAGTGGCGATGTGCTACGCACGTTTCTCGCCGGAGGCACCGAGAGGCTACCGATTGGAGCAGCTCATACGTTCGAACTATCTCATGGCCGGACTGTTTCGCGGACGTGTCTACCGCAGTCTCGGTCCCTGTATGGCCCTGCGAAAGAGTCGTTTCATGGAGGCCGACGGATTCAGCGGGAGTCTTCATCTGCTCTATGGCGAGTACGACTTCCTGGCCAACAAGTATAGTGTGTTCGGTTCGGCAGCCTTAGTGGTGCAGCCCGAGGCTTGGCTTGAGATAGACGCACCCTCGTCGAAAGACTGGCGCAATGCACATCTCTCTTTTTGGGCTCTGCGCCGAGAATTGAAGCATGGCCGATGGTTTCGCCTACGGCACAATGCCGACCACATTCTCCTTCGTTTCAACCTGCTCTCTTCGGCCATCGCTCTGGCCTTGAGCCTCTATACGGAGCAGTGGATTCTGACCGGTGCAGCCTCGCTGGCCCTCCTCGTTACGCTCTTGGCCCCGATGATCTCAGCTCGAAAGACGCTACGCACGTTCGATGAAGACCTCTCCGCCTGGCACATTCTTCCTTTTGCGCTCACCGATTGTCTGCGTCAGTTCGTTTCCTACCTACGCTACCTCCGGGCCGACAAACTCGACTTCACCAGTCATCGCCTATAG
- the lysA gene encoding diaminopimelate decarboxylase translates to MKIDFPLDCLKDIPTPFYYYDIDVLDQTLHQLQREAAAHAGFSVHYAVKANANPRILQRIRQAGLGADCVSGGEIEAALQAGFKADGIVFAGVGKSDWEIELALRNDIFCFNVESREELEVINLLAEQMGKTAQVCFRINPEVGAHTHEKITTGKAENKFGIAMTDLESVIHLAMCLPSIRFIGLHFHIGSQILEMDDFKRLCFRINHLQDRLEAQGIVPQHINVGGGLGIDYEDPQAHVVPSFKVYFDTYAQCLRLREGQQVHFELGRAVVGQCGALISRVLYIKVGVEKRFLILDAGMTDLLRPALYHARHRMENLSAREEARSGEEEYDVVGPICESSDVFAQSVLLPESHRSDLIALLSSGAYGEAMASQYNCRRLPASYFSFDFQH, encoded by the coding sequence ATGAAGATAGATTTTCCCCTCGATTGTTTGAAGGATATACCCACGCCATTTTATTATTACGACATAGACGTGCTCGACCAGACGTTGCACCAATTGCAGAGAGAAGCAGCCGCACACGCTGGTTTTTCGGTGCATTATGCGGTGAAGGCGAATGCTAACCCGCGGATTCTGCAACGCATTAGGCAAGCCGGACTCGGGGCCGACTGTGTGAGTGGCGGAGAAATCGAGGCCGCCTTGCAGGCCGGATTCAAGGCCGATGGAATCGTGTTTGCCGGAGTGGGGAAGAGCGATTGGGAAATCGAACTGGCTTTGCGCAATGACATCTTTTGTTTCAACGTAGAAAGTAGGGAGGAATTGGAGGTGATCAATCTGCTGGCAGAGCAAATGGGGAAGACAGCGCAGGTGTGTTTCCGCATCAATCCCGAAGTGGGAGCACACACGCATGAAAAGATTACCACGGGAAAGGCTGAAAACAAGTTTGGCATTGCCATGACCGACCTTGAGTCTGTCATCCATTTGGCCATGTGTCTGCCCAGCATTCGTTTCATCGGACTTCATTTTCACATCGGCTCGCAGATTCTCGAGATGGACGATTTCAAGCGTCTTTGCTTCCGAATCAATCACCTGCAGGATCGCCTTGAAGCTCAAGGCATCGTGCCGCAACACATCAATGTGGGTGGAGGATTGGGCATCGACTACGAAGATCCGCAGGCCCATGTCGTGCCATCTTTCAAAGTCTACTTCGACACCTACGCCCAATGTCTGCGTCTGCGCGAAGGCCAGCAGGTGCATTTCGAGTTGGGACGCGCTGTCGTAGGGCAATGCGGTGCGCTGATCTCGCGCGTATTATATATAAAGGTGGGCGTGGAGAAGCGTTTTTTGATTCTCGATGCCGGTATGACCGACCTGCTCCGCCCTGCGCTCTATCATGCTCGGCATCGGATGGAGAACCTTTCGGCCCGGGAGGAAGCAAGAAGCGGGGAGGAGGAATACGACGTAGTCGGTCCGATTTGCGAGTCGAGCGACGTCTTCGCCCAGTCTGTTCTGTTGCCCGAGAGTCACCGTTCCGACCTCATAGCCCTCCTCTCTTCCGGAGCTTACGGCGAAGCGATGGCCTCGCAATACAACTGTCGTCGTCTGCCGGCAAGCTATTTCAGTTTTGATTTCCAACATTAA
- a CDS encoding aspartate kinase → MKVMKFGGTSVGSPERMKNVASLVTASGKPTFVVLSAMSGTTNSLVEVSDYLYKKNPEGANEVINQLEKKYMQHVGELLATDEWQAKTREFLAEEFNFLRSFTKDLFTSFEEKTIVAQGEVISTRMMVNYLQEQGVKAVLLDALDFMRTDKNSEPDLSFIREHLSHLMEAHSGQQIYITQGFICRNAYGEIDNLQRGGSDYTASLIGAALPAEEIQIWTDIDGMHNNDPRVVEKTEAVRQLNFEEAAELAYFGAKILHPTCVQPAKYAGIPVRLKNTMDPQAEGTLIDNEIEHGRIKAIAAKDNITAIKIKSSRMLLATGFLRKVFEIFESYQTPIDMIATSEVGVSMSIDNDSHVGEIVDELKKYGTVSVDADMCIVCVVGDLDWNNVGFETWALDAMKSIPVRMISYGGSNYNISFLIRKEDKQRALQSLSDVLFEHEHK, encoded by the coding sequence ATGAAAGTAATGAAATTCGGAGGCACTTCAGTAGGTTCGCCCGAACGAATGAAGAATGTTGCCTCGCTCGTCACAGCGTCGGGAAAGCCCACTTTTGTGGTTCTTTCGGCCATGTCGGGCACAACCAATTCGCTGGTAGAGGTGTCCGACTATTTGTATAAGAAGAATCCAGAAGGTGCCAACGAAGTGATCAATCAGCTCGAAAAGAAATACATGCAACATGTGGGCGAACTGTTGGCTACCGATGAGTGGCAGGCGAAAACTCGAGAGTTTCTCGCTGAAGAGTTCAACTTTTTGCGGTCGTTCACCAAAGATCTCTTCACGAGTTTCGAAGAGAAGACCATTGTGGCCCAGGGTGAGGTGATCAGTACCCGTATGATGGTGAACTATCTGCAAGAGCAGGGTGTGAAGGCGGTGTTGCTCGACGCGCTCGACTTCATGCGCACCGATAAGAATTCCGAACCCGACCTCTCTTTCATCCGCGAACATCTTTCCCATCTGATGGAAGCGCATTCCGGACAGCAAATCTATATCACTCAGGGGTTCATTTGCCGCAATGCGTATGGCGAAATAGACAATCTGCAACGCGGTGGGTCTGATTATACGGCCTCGCTCATTGGTGCGGCCCTTCCCGCAGAGGAAATTCAGATTTGGACAGACATAGATGGCATGCACAACAACGATCCGCGTGTGGTGGAAAAAACCGAAGCCGTGCGACAATTGAATTTCGAGGAGGCTGCCGAACTGGCCTATTTCGGTGCGAAAATCTTGCATCCCACCTGTGTGCAACCCGCTAAATATGCCGGAATTCCCGTCCGTCTCAAAAACACAATGGACCCGCAGGCCGAGGGAACGCTCATCGACAACGAAATCGAACATGGGAGAATCAAGGCAATTGCTGCGAAAGACAACATCACGGCCATCAAAATCAAATCCAGCAGAATGTTGTTGGCAACGGGATTTTTGAGAAAGGTGTTCGAAATATTCGAGAGTTATCAAACGCCGATCGACATGATTGCCACCTCGGAGGTAGGCGTGTCGATGAGCATCGACAACGATTCGCACGTGGGTGAGATTGTAGACGAACTGAAGAAGTATGGAACCGTCAGCGTAGATGCCGATATGTGCATTGTCTGCGTTGTGGGAGACTTAGATTGGAACAATGTAGGCTTCGAGACATGGGCCTTGGATGCGATGAAAAGCATTCCGGTAAGAATGATTTCTTATGGTGGTTCCAACTACAATATCTCGTTTCTCATCCGCAAGGAAGACAAGCAACGCGCTTTGCAGAGCCTGAGCGACGTGCTGTTTGAACATGAACACAAATGA
- a CDS encoding cell division ATP-binding protein FtsE: MLIDYKNVTVCQDDKVVLEGVDFHVDEGEFVYLIGKVGSGKSSLLKTTYCELDIADDAADKAEVLGRNLKALKRKEVPALRREMGIIFQDFQLLHDRSVHANLLFVLQSTGWKNKAEAEERIEKVLTDVGMLDHKHRMPYELSGGEQQRIAIARAVLNQPKIILADEPTGNLDGETAANIVSLLRDIAHTGTAVVMSTHNIGLMSRFPGVVYQCADGQVKDVTATYSKIELEEEG, encoded by the coding sequence ATGTTGATAGACTATAAAAATGTAACCGTGTGTCAAGACGATAAAGTGGTGCTCGAGGGCGTGGATTTCCATGTCGACGAGGGCGAATTTGTCTATCTCATCGGAAAGGTGGGGTCGGGAAAGAGTTCGCTACTCAAAACCACTTATTGCGAATTGGATATTGCTGACGACGCAGCAGACAAGGCGGAGGTGCTGGGACGCAATCTCAAGGCCCTCAAACGCAAAGAGGTGCCTGCATTGCGAAGGGAGATGGGCATCATCTTTCAGGATTTTCAGTTGCTGCACGACCGCAGCGTGCATGCCAATCTGCTCTTCGTGTTGCAGTCTACAGGTTGGAAAAACAAGGCTGAGGCAGAAGAACGTATCGAAAAAGTGCTGACCGACGTGGGGATGTTGGATCACAAACACCGCATGCCCTACGAGCTCTCGGGCGGCGAACAACAGCGCATCGCCATTGCGAGAGCAGTGCTCAATCAGCCGAAAATCATCCTTGCCGACGAGCCCACCGGCAATTTAGACGGAGAAACGGCTGCTAACATCGTGAGTTTGCTGCGCGACATCGCCCATACGGGTACAGCCGTGGTGATGTCTACGCACAATATCGGTTTGATGAGTCGTTTTCCGGGCGTTGTCTATCAGTGTGCAGACGGGCAGGTGAAGGATGTTACCGCAACATATAGTAAAATAGAATTGGAGGAGGAAGGATAA
- a CDS encoding ATP-binding protein — MEAFFRTHTYLVEHTHATLRRTLMDEIDWNDRMIGVKGTRGVGKTTFLLQYAKEMFGPTDRQCLYINMNNFYFQCRGIADFAADFVARGGKVLLIDQVFKQPNWSRELRKCYDRYPKLKIVFTGSSVMRLKDENPELNGIVKSYNLRGFSFREYLNLQVGSHFKPYTLNEILAHHEQIVKEILPIVSPLKYFKDYIHHGFYPFFLEQRNFSENLLKTMNMMTEVDILLIKQIDLKYLTKIKKLFYLLSLSPTKAPNISQLALDIETSRATVMNYIKYLADARLINMLYPVGEEFPKKPSRIMMQNPNLLYAIYPIVADEQMLMETFFVNALWKDHLVNQANKEQYYFVDANKKFRICDAQTTNKIRYNPDIIYARYNTEVGKDHKIPLWLLGFLY; from the coding sequence ATGGAGGCTTTCTTTCGTACCCATACCTATCTTGTGGAGCATACCCATGCTACATTGCGTCGCACCCTGATGGATGAGATAGATTGGAACGACCGTATGATTGGCGTGAAGGGTACACGCGGCGTGGGAAAAACCACGTTTCTGCTGCAATATGCCAAAGAAATGTTTGGCCCGACAGATCGACAGTGCCTTTACATCAACATGAACAACTTCTATTTCCAATGCAGAGGCATTGCCGACTTTGCTGCCGACTTTGTGGCCCGCGGCGGAAAGGTGTTACTCATCGATCAGGTTTTTAAACAACCCAACTGGAGCAGAGAGCTAAGGAAGTGTTATGACCGGTATCCGAAACTGAAAATCGTCTTCACCGGATCGAGCGTAATGCGACTTAAAGACGAGAATCCCGAGCTGAACGGCATCGTCAAGAGCTATAACTTACGCGGATTTTCATTCAGAGAGTATCTCAATCTGCAGGTCGGCAGTCATTTCAAGCCCTATACGCTGAACGAGATTCTCGCCCACCACGAGCAGATTGTCAAAGAGATTCTGCCCATCGTGAGCCCTTTGAAATACTTTAAAGACTATATCCACCATGGCTTCTACCCTTTCTTCTTGGAGCAACGCAACTTTTCGGAGAACCTGCTCAAGACGATGAACATGATGACCGAGGTGGATATTCTGCTCATCAAACAGATAGACTTAAAATATCTCACGAAAATAAAGAAGCTGTTCTACTTGTTGTCGCTCAGCCCCACGAAAGCTCCTAACATCAGTCAGTTGGCATTAGATATCGAGACAAGTCGCGCCACGGTGATGAACTATATCAAATATCTGGCCGACGCACGCCTCATCAATATGCTGTATCCTGTGGGAGAAGAGTTTCCCAAAAAGCCCTCGCGCATCATGATGCAGAATCCTAATCTGCTGTATGCCATCTATCCCATTGTGGCAGACGAGCAAATGCTGATGGAGACCTTCTTTGTCAATGCGCTATGGAAAGATCATCTGGTGAATCAAGCTAACAAAGAACAGTACTATTTCGTAGATGCAAACAAGAAATTCCGCATTTGCGATGCGCAAACCACCAATAAAATCAGATACAATCCCGACATCATTTACGCCCGATACAACACAGAGGTGGGAAAAGATCATAAAATTCCCCTGTGGCTATTGGGCTTTTTGTATTGA